In the genome of Metabacillus litoralis, the window AAGAGTTAAATATACACCCTCGTTTACTTCATAAAACACTAATTTATCATCGTCCTCATATATTCCTTCTAAATCTGGATCAAACTCGTAAATACCTTCTCTCAAAGTAATATCAGCTATAGTATCTGGATCCATAATTCTATTTATTGCGTTCCCATCGCTTCCTTTTATAAAGCCATACCCAACTTCTAAGTAAAAATCTCTAAGTTCATTAGGTAACTCAAACCCAAGTCTTTCTTCCGCATCTAACAGTTCGTTTTCTTGTAGTCTAATAAATTTATGCTTATCATTTTTCACAAAATCAAATGTAGCCATTAAAACTACCTCCTTGGAAATAACTTATTTGATGGCGAACCCTTACCATGAATCCCCGCCTGGTGTTCATCAGGAAATTTAGCGGGATGTATATTCCACCATTCGTGAGGACCGCCAAAATTATTTTCTATAATATGATGAGCATCATATGGTTGACCTATATCCCTTGCTAATCTACCTTTTTTATCATAAATTTCCTCAGTATATCTTGGCCAAGTTTGTCCCGTGTTTTCTTCCCATTCTTTAATCAATTTATTTTTCACACTATTGAATTTATTCCTGTGTTTTAAAGTTTCCAATGGTGTCATTTTTTCATATTTATTTTCTCTTAAAGTATCCTTTAATTTTTCTATTTGTGATTTATGAAGTTTCAATCCAGTTTTTGACTCAACATCTCTAATATAATCTTTAGCTAAATCGTAATCAATTTTTACCGTACCCTTAGTACCATCCCCAGTCCCCTTCTCCTCAACCTTCACAGCAGACATAGAAACAACCGAATCAATCCGATCTTCCACCGTCGACCTACTAAACACATTCACAGGCACTGAATTCGCCGTACTCATTTGAAAGGACTGATTAGGAAATAAGGTTCTGCCTAAGAAATTAGTGACGTCATCGACAAATTGGGTTCCACCGTTTTTTACATCTTTATATAATTCTACCGTTTCTTTCTTGATTCCTTCAAATACTTTGTTGTTTTGGACGATTTCTTTTACTTTTTGAGAGATGGCTGGGTTTACTGCTTTGGTGCTGTTTGCTTTGTCTTTTTCTACTTTTAGTAGCTTGAGGTATTTTGATTGGCCTACGTATGGGATGAGAGAGGTTGCTGCTCCTCCAGTTACATACATAATCCCTTCTTTTTCTGAGGTGTCTGATATGGATTGTGCTACGGATTCTAGGACGATGAT includes:
- a CDS encoding SMI1/KNR4 family protein; amino-acid sequence: MATFDFVKNDKHKFIRLQENELLDAEERLGFELPNELRDFYLEVGYGFIKGSDGNAINRIMDPDTIADITLREGIYEFDPDLEGIYEDDDKLVFYEVNEGVYLTLDLNTPQQTPVYFFETQIAGSLEEFIRKVDENAEYFRDMVD